One Methylobacterium sp. 77 DNA window includes the following coding sequences:
- a CDS encoding extensin family protein: protein MWRSVLAFSVLGLIGAGLTGCGRSAFESREPWRDQTEQACNARRLVEATEFVTPVKEISGPGVCGMLQPYRITRLGKGSVVLKQRMTLACPALAEAEAWLADTIQPAANLYFGQPVAEINAGSYACRGRNNQAGAKLSEHSFGNAVDIMSFKLADGYVITVKGGWRGTEAEQGFLREVFIGACQRFSTVLAPGSNVFHYDHIHVDLARHDPRGLKRICQPLLKFTPQLGADGVPRPVSRPRPVERQPAAPQAPVDVEEDDPYGVTPMSSNQRPARPNPQVARAPSPALSAAAPSPRAPSAYASAPVPRFAPRPQTSRLAAAPAYDEPAPGFSGEPLSLAAPGLSDPIY from the coding sequence ATGTGGCGTAGCGTACTCGCGTTTTCCGTTCTCGGGCTCATCGGCGCAGGCCTCACCGGCTGCGGGCGCAGTGCGTTCGAGAGCCGCGAGCCCTGGCGCGACCAAACCGAACAGGCCTGCAACGCCCGGCGGCTGGTGGAGGCCACCGAGTTCGTCACGCCGGTCAAGGAGATCAGCGGTCCCGGCGTCTGCGGCATGCTGCAGCCCTACCGGATCACCCGTCTCGGCAAGGGCTCCGTGGTTCTGAAACAGCGGATGACGCTGGCCTGCCCGGCCCTGGCCGAGGCCGAGGCCTGGCTCGCCGACACGATCCAGCCCGCCGCCAACCTGTATTTCGGGCAGCCGGTCGCCGAGATCAACGCGGGCTCCTATGCCTGCCGCGGCCGCAACAACCAGGCCGGCGCCAAGCTTTCCGAACACTCGTTCGGCAATGCCGTCGACATCATGTCGTTCAAGCTCGCCGACGGCTACGTCATCACCGTCAAGGGCGGATGGCGCGGCACCGAGGCCGAGCAGGGCTTCCTGCGCGAGGTCTTCATCGGGGCGTGCCAGCGCTTCTCGACGGTGCTCGCCCCCGGCTCCAACGTCTTCCACTACGACCACATCCACGTGGATCTCGCCCGGCACGATCCGCGCGGCCTGAAGCGCATCTGTCAGCCGCTGCTCAAGTTCACGCCGCAACTCGGCGCCGACGGCGTTCCCCGGCCCGTCTCGCGTCCGCGCCCGGTGGAGCGCCAGCCCGCCGCGCCGCAGGCTCCCGTCGACGTCGAGGAGGACGATCCCTACGGCGTGACGCCGATGTCCTCGAACCAGCGCCCGGCTCGGCCGAACCCTCAGGTCGCCCGCGCGCCCTCCCCCGCCCTCTCCGCTGCCGCCCCGTCCCCCCGCGCGCCCTCGGCCTATGCCTCCGCGCCGGTGCCCCGCTTCGCACCGCGCCCCCAGACCTCCCGTCTGGCGGCGGCGCCCGCTTATGACGAGCCGGCGCCGGGCTTCTCCGGCGAGCCGCTGTCCCTCGCCGCTCCGGGCCTCTCGGACCCGATCTACTGA
- a CDS encoding ribonuclease T2, with protein sequence MRRASALAALALTALSGTAQAQGYGRGGTPGEFDFYVLALSWSPTYCETAGRRDADGQCRPGRGLGFVVHGLWPQYTRGYPSDCSSVERSPTRQAIDAAGEVYPSEGLARYEWRKHGTCSGLDPMAYFKAAAQAREAVTIPAAFAKPDSDTRIAPIDIARQFVASNRGLRPDMMSVTCIRGELQEVRICFTKDLRGFTPCPEVARQNCRAGEIAVDASR encoded by the coding sequence GTGAGACGGGCGTCGGCGCTCGCCGCACTGGCGCTGACCGCGCTTTCGGGAACGGCTCAGGCGCAAGGCTACGGCCGCGGCGGCACGCCCGGCGAGTTCGATTTCTACGTGCTGGCCCTGTCCTGGTCGCCGACCTATTGCGAGACGGCGGGACGCCGCGACGCCGACGGCCAGTGCCGGCCGGGGCGCGGCCTCGGCTTCGTCGTCCATGGGCTGTGGCCGCAATATACGCGGGGCTACCCGTCCGACTGCTCTTCCGTCGAGCGGTCTCCCACACGGCAGGCCATCGATGCGGCCGGCGAAGTCTACCCGAGCGAGGGGCTCGCCCGCTACGAGTGGCGCAAGCACGGCACCTGTTCCGGCCTCGACCCGATGGCGTATTTCAAGGCGGCCGCCCAGGCGCGCGAGGCGGTGACCATCCCGGCCGCCTTCGCCAAGCCCGATTCCGATACGCGCATCGCGCCGATCGACATCGCCCGCCAGTTCGTGGCCTCGAACAGGGGCCTGCGCCCCGATATGATGTCCGTCACCTGTATCAGGGGAGAGTTGCAGGAGGTGCGAATCTGCTTCACCAAGGACCTGCGCGGCTTTACGCCTTGTCCCGAAGTAGCGCGGCAGAATTGCCGCGCGGGCGAGATCGCCGTCGACGCGAGCCGGTGA
- the rlmJ gene encoding 23S rRNA (adenine(2030)-N(6))-methyltransferase RlmJ, with the protein MNYRHAFHAGNFADVLKHLVLTRVLHHLQAKPTGFRAIDTHAGLGFYDLTGDEAGRTGEWLDGWGRLDTPFPDEVEALFAPYREAVAATKARHGADIYPGSPAIIREFLRPTDQGVFVELHPADADILRERYNQDPRTKVMHLDGWTALNSLIPPPERRGVVLIDPPYEELGEIDRLGEALAKAVAKWPTGIYLGWYPIKDVDLIDRMVAELDKSLSRPALRIDLMISEPYPTRLNGNGLIVINPPWRLADEAALFLPALAERLARGDYGAFRCDAFGVEA; encoded by the coding sequence ATGAACTACAGGCACGCTTTCCACGCCGGCAATTTCGCCGACGTGCTCAAGCACCTCGTGCTGACCCGCGTGCTCCATCATCTCCAGGCCAAGCCCACGGGCTTTCGCGCCATCGACACCCATGCGGGCCTCGGATTCTACGACCTGACCGGCGACGAGGCGGGTCGGACCGGCGAATGGCTGGATGGCTGGGGCCGTCTCGACACTCCCTTCCCCGACGAGGTGGAGGCGCTGTTCGCGCCCTACCGCGAAGCTGTCGCCGCCACCAAGGCGCGGCATGGTGCGGACATCTATCCCGGTTCGCCCGCGATCATCCGCGAGTTTTTGCGGCCCACCGATCAGGGCGTCTTCGTCGAGCTTCACCCGGCCGATGCCGACATCCTGCGCGAGCGCTACAACCAGGATCCCCGCACGAAGGTGATGCATCTCGACGGGTGGACCGCGCTCAATTCGCTGATCCCTCCGCCGGAGCGGCGCGGCGTCGTCCTGATCGACCCGCCCTATGAGGAACTCGGCGAGATCGACCGGCTCGGCGAGGCCCTGGCGAAGGCCGTGGCGAAATGGCCGACGGGAATCTATCTCGGCTGGTATCCGATCAAGGACGTGGACCTCATCGACCGCATGGTGGCGGAGCTCGACAAGTCCCTGTCCCGCCCTGCCCTGCGCATCGACCTGATGATCTCGGAGCCGTATCCGACCCGCCTCAACGGCAACGGCCTCATCGTCATCAACCCGCCCTGGCGCCTCGCCGACGAGGCGGCCCTGTTCCTCCCCGCCCTGGCGGAGCGGCTGGCGCGCGGCGATTACGGCGCGTTCCGCTGCGACGCGTTCGGCGTCGAGGCGTAG